In one window of Verrucomicrobiota bacterium DNA:
- a CDS encoding pyridoxal phosphate-dependent aminotransferase family protein, with translation MGKATEVDLFEKCRNFTAADEARARGIYPYFLEVESATETRSVVSGRKVIMVGSNNYLGLTTHPKVREAAIHAIEKYGSGCTGSRFLNGNLDIHRVLEERLAAFTGQESALVFSTGFQTNLGAIATLVGKNDVVFVDREDHASIMEATRMVWGKVVKFKHNDLADFERLVQNNDGSTGKLVVVDGVYSVTGELCPLPELCDVAEKYDVKVMVDDAHGIGVLGRCGAGTCDHFGAGDRVDIIMGTFSKSFASLGGFLAGERVVMDYIRHNARALIFSAAMPPPAVAACLAALDIMQAEPERMERVMRTTQRMKEGFEGLGFTVRPSGAAILAVFIGDQWQAILFWKELFDHGVYANVFVPPGVAPGQSLVRTSYMATHSEAEMDEVLAVFEKAGKKLGLI, from the coding sequence CCTCGAGGTCGAGTCGGCCACCGAAACGCGGTCGGTCGTCAGCGGGCGTAAGGTTATCATGGTCGGCTCGAACAACTACCTCGGCTTGACCACACACCCCAAAGTACGCGAAGCCGCCATTCACGCCATCGAGAAATATGGCTCGGGCTGCACGGGCTCGCGGTTTCTCAACGGCAACCTCGACATCCACCGTGTGCTCGAGGAGCGGCTCGCCGCGTTCACCGGGCAGGAATCGGCGCTCGTGTTCTCGACGGGCTTCCAGACCAACCTCGGAGCGATCGCCACGCTCGTCGGCAAGAACGACGTTGTCTTTGTCGATCGCGAGGACCACGCCTCGATCATGGAGGCGACCCGCATGGTCTGGGGCAAGGTGGTCAAGTTCAAACACAACGACCTGGCTGACTTCGAGCGCCTCGTGCAGAACAACGACGGCTCGACCGGCAAGCTCGTCGTTGTCGATGGCGTCTACTCGGTTACCGGAGAGCTCTGCCCACTGCCGGAGCTGTGCGATGTCGCTGAGAAGTACGACGTCAAGGTCATGGTCGACGACGCGCACGGCATCGGCGTGCTTGGCCGCTGTGGTGCGGGAACGTGCGACCACTTCGGCGCCGGTGACCGGGTCGACATCATCATGGGGACGTTCTCAAAGAGCTTCGCCTCGCTCGGTGGGTTCCTCGCCGGCGAGCGGGTCGTCATGGATTACATCCGCCACAACGCGCGCGCCCTGATTTTCTCGGCCGCGATGCCGCCGCCGGCGGTGGCTGCGTGCCTGGCTGCGCTCGACATCATGCAGGCCGAGCCTGAGCGCATGGAGCGGGTCATGCGCACCACGCAGCGGATGAAGGAGGGCTTCGAGGGCCTCGGCTTCACGGTCCGGCCGAGCGGCGCCGCCATCCTCGCCGTTTTCATCGGCGACCAGTGGCAGGCGATCCTGTTCTGGAAGGAGCTCTTCGATCACGGCGTCTACGCCAACGTCTTCGTCCCGCCGGGCGTGGCGCCGGGTCAATCGCTCGTTCGGACCAGCTACATGGCCACCCACAGCGAGGCCGAGATGGACGAGGTGCTCGCCGTCTTTGAGAAGGCGGGCAAGAAGCTCGGCTTGATCTGA